In the Candidatus Rhodoblastus alkanivorans genome, one interval contains:
- a CDS encoding Crp/Fnr family transcriptional regulator encodes METLAEKVLFDTVFGRAETSPRNFACAPKAAPGFGLECSDCEIKGLSVCESLEPDEFELLERIGRTLSFPAKATLFEQGREAPFVSNITSGALRLSKLLPDGRRQVVGFALPGDFLGLAMQPTQLFTADALTPVKICQFSRVGFSDLLDEKPRLTRAMMNMAAHELTLAQDQMVVLGRRTAEEKIASFLIGMRNRYARIHGASVHVPLPMTRLDIGDYLGLTVETVSRMITRMAREKLIVIVPDGVRLLDVPRLEQMAEM; translated from the coding sequence TTGGAAACCTTGGCCGAAAAGGTTCTTTTCGATACGGTCTTCGGGCGCGCGGAAACCAGTCCCAGAAATTTCGCATGTGCGCCGAAGGCGGCGCCGGGTTTTGGCCTCGAATGTTCCGATTGTGAGATCAAGGGCCTGAGCGTCTGCGAGTCGCTTGAGCCGGACGAATTCGAGCTGCTGGAGCGCATCGGCCGCACACTGTCCTTTCCGGCGAAGGCGACCTTGTTCGAACAGGGCCGCGAGGCGCCCTTCGTCTCCAACATCACCTCGGGCGCGCTGCGCCTGTCGAAACTTTTGCCCGACGGCCGCCGGCAAGTCGTCGGATTCGCTCTGCCCGGCGATTTTCTCGGCCTGGCCATGCAGCCGACCCAATTATTCACCGCCGACGCGCTGACGCCGGTCAAGATCTGCCAGTTTTCACGGGTGGGTTTTTCCGACCTGCTCGACGAGAAGCCGCGTCTGACGCGCGCCATGATGAACATGGCGGCGCATGAGCTGACTTTGGCGCAGGACCAGATGGTCGTGCTCGGACGCCGCACGGCCGAAGAGAAGATCGCCTCCTTCCTGATCGGGATGCGCAATCGCTATGCGCGCATCCATGGCGCCTCGGTCCATGTGCCGCTGCCGATGACCCGTCTCGACATCGGCGATTATCTCGGCCTGACGGTCGAGACGGTCAGCCGCATGATCACCCGCATGGCGCGGGAGAAGTTGATCGTTATCGTGCCCGACGGCGTCCGTCTGCTCGACGTGCCGCGTCTGGAGCAAATGGCGGAAATGTGA
- a CDS encoding NAD kinase encodes MSESSMHGRRFERINFLAADTPEAAHARARLVGRYGDVHSDEADVVVALGGDGLMLQTLHRFMGRNVPIYGMNRGSVGFLMNEYRETGLRKRLAAAQSSIIHPLIMVAESQAGKKATAHAINEVSLLRQSAQAAKLRVFVDGHVRLEELVADGVLVSTPAGSTAYNLSANGPILPLGAPLMALTPISAFRPRRWRGALLSDKVEVLIEVLEAAKRPVAAVADHYEFRDVVWVRVTTDHSVGLELLHDPGHSMEERILREQFRP; translated from the coding sequence ATGAGCGAATCCTCAATGCACGGGCGCCGTTTCGAGCGGATCAATTTCCTCGCGGCGGACACGCCGGAGGCCGCGCACGCACGCGCGAGGCTCGTGGGACGCTACGGCGACGTCCATTCCGACGAGGCCGACGTGGTCGTGGCGCTCGGCGGCGACGGCCTGATGCTTCAGACGCTGCACCGCTTCATGGGCCGCAACGTTCCGATCTACGGCATGAATCGCGGCTCGGTCGGCTTTTTGATGAACGAATATCGTGAGACCGGCCTGCGCAAGAGGCTCGCCGCGGCGCAAAGCTCGATCATCCATCCCCTCATCATGGTCGCGGAAAGCCAGGCCGGCAAAAAGGCGACCGCCCACGCCATCAATGAGGTTTCTTTGCTGCGCCAGAGCGCCCAGGCGGCCAAGCTGCGGGTTTTCGTCGATGGCCATGTGCGGCTGGAGGAGCTGGTGGCGGACGGCGTGCTGGTTTCGACGCCCGCCGGCTCGACCGCTTACAACCTTTCGGCCAACGGCCCGATCCTGCCGCTCGGCGCGCCGCTGATGGCGCTGACGCCGATTTCCGCTTTCCGGCCCAGGCGCTGGCGCGGCGCCCTGCTTTCCGACAAGGTGGAAGTGCTGATCGAGGTTCTGGAAGCCGCGAAACGCCCGGTCGCGGCGGTGGCGGATCATTACGAATTCCGCGACGTGGTGTGGGTGCGGGTCACCACTGATCATTCGGTGGGGCTGGAGCTGCTGCACGATCCCGGTCATTCGATGGAAGAGCGCATCCTTCGCGAACAGTTCCGGCCCTGA
- a CDS encoding NUDIX domain-containing protein — protein sequence MSHDKIPAPRGLDEKILADEKYSFSRLTYEIRRADGRWEKHERNLFRRPDACVLLPYDCARGKVLLTRQFRLGAFMNDETPGLLEACAGTLDPGESPDACMRREAMEEMGLKVGELRFLFEAFVSPAASTEKLYFFAAPYGPEARVGDGGGMEEEGEEIEVVEAAFVEVLREAEAGAIRDGKTLTLLYWLKGAGLMA from the coding sequence ATGTCGCACGACAAGATCCCCGCCCCGCGCGGGCTCGACGAAAAAATCCTCGCGGACGAAAAATATTCCTTCTCCCGGCTGACCTACGAGATTCGCCGCGCCGACGGGCGCTGGGAGAAGCATGAGCGCAATCTGTTCCGTCGCCCCGACGCCTGCGTCCTCCTGCCCTATGATTGCGCGCGGGGAAAAGTGCTGTTGACGCGGCAGTTCCGCCTCGGCGCTTTCATGAACGACGAGACGCCCGGACTGCTCGAAGCCTGCGCCGGCACGCTCGATCCCGGCGAATCGCCCGACGCCTGCATGAGGCGTGAGGCGATGGAGGAAATGGGCCTGAAAGTCGGCGAATTGCGCTTCCTGTTCGAGGCTTTCGTCAGCCCTGCCGCCTCCACCGAAAAGCTTTATTTCTTCGCCGCCCCCTATGGCCCCGAGGCGCGCGTCGGCGACGGCGGCGGCATGGAGGAGGAAGGCGAGGAGATCGAAGTGGTCGAAGCCGCCTTCGTCGAAGTTTTGCGCGAGGCGGAAGCCGGCGCGATCCGCGACGGCAAGACGCTGACCTTGCTCTATTGGCTCAAAGGCGCCGGCTTGATGGCTTAA
- a CDS encoding DUF2336 domain-containing protein — MIVRKFIQWSENAPASARAEGVGTLARAYLYGEIKANERAEAEQMLYGVLDDPSPLVRRALAESFAGALDAPPAVVLGLALDQSDIASLVLARSPLLNDAQLIDCAAVGDSVAQAAIALRHELSPAVGAALAEIATREALIALAVNEGANLPEFAMRRMIERFGDDAELREALLGRPWIPGAVRAAIADAAARQLARHAVARNWLSPARSERVAKDSRERAAMIIAAGCAAFSEETAALAAYLRVSGQLTAGLALRALLCGQTGLFVATLVELTGLIPRRVEGIIREPASTAFDALYARAGLPQPLLLAFRAALAALTGYSRGAPGEILEDGGLRLPVIEKVLAECEAAHDDGLARLIALLRRFEADAAREASRRTLARLRAEPAEWAAPPVSIAGPDAAPALQPQGKVEPMTEPLADTDIVVDLVALEKELMAA; from the coding sequence ATGATCGTTCGCAAATTCATCCAATGGTCTGAAAATGCGCCGGCCAGCGCCCGCGCCGAGGGGGTCGGGACCCTGGCGCGGGCGTATCTTTACGGCGAGATAAAGGCGAATGAGCGCGCCGAGGCCGAGCAGATGCTTTATGGCGTGCTCGACGATCCCTCGCCGCTGGTGCGCCGCGCGCTCGCCGAGAGCTTCGCCGGCGCGCTGGACGCGCCGCCGGCCGTGGTTCTCGGCCTTGCGCTCGACCAATCCGACATTGCCTCGCTCGTGCTCGCGCGCTCGCCGCTGCTGAACGACGCCCAGCTCATCGACTGTGCCGCGGTCGGCGATTCGGTCGCGCAGGCGGCTATCGCCCTGCGTCACGAACTTTCTCCCGCCGTCGGCGCGGCTCTGGCCGAGATCGCCACGCGCGAGGCCCTGATCGCCCTTGCCGTGAACGAGGGCGCCAATCTGCCGGAATTCGCGATGCGCCGGATGATCGAGCGTTTCGGCGACGACGCCGAATTGCGCGAGGCTTTGCTCGGTCGGCCCTGGATTCCCGGCGCCGTGCGCGCGGCCATCGCCGACGCCGCCGCGCGACAGCTCGCCCGGCACGCCGTCGCGCGGAACTGGCTCTCGCCGGCGCGCTCCGAGCGGGTGGCCAAGGATTCGCGCGAACGCGCCGCCATGATCATCGCCGCGGGATGCGCCGCCTTTTCGGAGGAAACGGCGGCGCTCGCGGCTTATCTTCGCGTCTCCGGCCAGCTCACCGCCGGGCTCGCCCTGCGCGCCCTGCTGTGCGGCCAGACCGGCCTGTTCGTCGCCACACTCGTCGAGCTGACCGGGCTGATCCCGCGCCGGGTCGAAGGAATCATCCGCGAGCCGGCCTCGACCGCCTTCGACGCGCTTTACGCCAGGGCGGGCCTGCCTCAACCCCTGCTGCTCGCCTTCCGCGCCGCTCTCGCCGCGCTGACCGGATATTCGCGTGGCGCGCCGGGTGAAATCCTGGAAGACGGCGGCCTGCGCCTGCCGGTGATCGAAAAGGTGCTGGCCGAATGCGAGGCGGCGCATGACGACGGGCTCGCCCGGCTGATCGCGCTGCTGCGCCGTTTCGAGGCTGACGCCGCACGCGAGGCCAGCCGTAGGACTCTCGCCCGCCTGCGCGCGGAGCCGGCCGAATGGGCCGCGCCGCCGGTCAGCATCGCCGGACCGGACGCGGCGCCGGCTCTTCAGCCGCAGGGCAAGGTCGAGCCGATGACCGAGCCGCTCGCAGACACCGATATCGTCGTCGATCTCGTCGCGCTGGAAAAGGAATTGATGGCGGCTTAA
- a CDS encoding aldolase/citrate lyase family protein: protein MRSILVVPAASPSFAAALASEADAFAIDLAVPGDAQAARRAATEMLAAAKAAGKIRLAMIHPLATGLADADLDAVMTAAPDGIVLPDATGGRDVQHLGAKLAVREAENDLADGSTRILALAADSPAAIFELGSLARAARRLIGIGRDERRLCERLGLAWPLVGDEPEPLRVARGLVVLAAAAAGAPAFDSAEPGEGEAYARACARAARDGFSGKFALTPDQALRINAAFAGVRRS from the coding sequence ATGCGCTCCATTCTCGTCGTTCCCGCCGCAAGTCCGTCCTTCGCGGCGGCGTTGGCCAGCGAGGCCGACGCGTTCGCAATCGATCTCGCCGTCCCCGGCGACGCGCAGGCGGCGCGCCGGGCCGCGACGGAAATGCTGGCTGCCGCCAAGGCGGCCGGGAAGATTCGGCTTGCCATGATCCACCCGCTCGCGACCGGCCTCGCGGACGCCGATCTCGACGCCGTCATGACGGCGGCGCCGGACGGAATCGTCCTGCCCGACGCGACAGGAGGGCGAGACGTCCAGCATCTCGGCGCCAAGCTCGCGGTGCGCGAGGCCGAGAACGACCTCGCCGACGGCTCGACCAGGATTTTGGCGCTCGCCGCCGATTCCCCCGCCGCGATTTTCGAACTTGGCTCGCTCGCCCGCGCCGCCCGCCGGCTCATCGGGATCGGCCGCGACGAGCGCCGGCTCTGCGAGCGACTCGGCCTCGCATGGCCGCTGGTCGGAGACGAGCCCGAGCCCCTGCGCGTCGCCCGCGGGCTCGTCGTGCTGGCGGCGGCGGCGGCGGGCGCGCCCGCCTTCGACAGCGCCGAGCCGGGCGAAGGCGAGGCCTACGCGCGCGCCTGCGCCCGCGCCGCGCGCGACGGTTTTTCGGGCAAATTCGCTTTGACGCCCGATCAGGCGCTGCGGATCAACGCTGCCTTCGCGGGCGTCAGAAGGTCGTGA
- a CDS encoding nitroreductase family protein: MNDAAIKLLAARRSAPPIQMRGPGPSAEELRTLLTLAARVPDHGKLAPWRFIVFEGEGRARAGEILAEVFAGREPSAESQRLEQERGRFARAPLVIAVVSRAAPHVKVPEWEQELSAGAVCMALTVAASAMGFRTAWLTEWYAYDRNVLARFGLADQERIAGFIYIGRVDNAPEDRTRPDLDRLITTF; encoded by the coding sequence ATGAATGACGCCGCCATAAAGCTCCTCGCCGCACGCCGCTCCGCTCCGCCGATCCAGATGCGCGGCCCCGGCCCCAGCGCCGAAGAACTGCGCACGCTGCTCACCCTCGCCGCGCGGGTGCCGGATCACGGCAAGCTCGCCCCCTGGCGCTTCATCGTTTTCGAAGGCGAGGGCCGCGCCCGCGCCGGCGAAATCCTCGCCGAGGTCTTCGCCGGCCGCGAGCCTTCCGCCGAATCCCAGCGCCTCGAACAGGAGCGCGGCCGATTCGCCCGCGCGCCGCTCGTCATAGCCGTTGTGTCGCGCGCCGCGCCCCATGTCAAAGTCCCGGAATGGGAGCAGGAATTGTCGGCGGGCGCGGTCTGCATGGCTCTGACCGTCGCCGCCAGCGCCATGGGTTTTCGCACCGCCTGGCTCACAGAATGGTATGCCTATGACCGCAATGTTCTGGCGCGCTTCGGCCTTGCCGACCAGGAGCGGATCGCCGGCTTCATCTATATCGGGCGGGTCGATAATGCCCCCGAGGACCGGACCCGGCCCGACCTCGACAGGCTGATCACGACCTTCTGA
- a CDS encoding c-type cytochrome — protein MRLHQYAAIALVATLVPSAAIAAGDAEHGKIIAKRWCAACHVVSAGQKRASADVPSFFYVARHKSNLDVSSFLTDPHPKMPDMSLTRQEIADLTAYIRSLAPRDGDK, from the coding sequence ATGCGCCTTCATCAATATGCCGCCATCGCCCTTGTCGCGACCCTGGTTCCTTCGGCGGCCATTGCGGCCGGCGACGCGGAACATGGCAAGATCATCGCCAAGCGCTGGTGCGCCGCCTGCCACGTCGTCTCGGCCGGCCAGAAGCGGGCCAGCGCCGACGTGCCGAGCTTTTTCTATGTCGCCCGGCACAAGAGCAACCTCGATGTCAGCTCCTTCCTCACCGACCCGCATCCGAAAATGCCGGACATGAGCCTCACCCGCCAGGAAATCGCCGACCTGACCGCCTATATCCGCTCGCTGGCGCCGCGGGACGGCGACAAATAA
- a CDS encoding alpha/beta hydrolase, with product MRAAPRLGLLIAAGFGLLALGAGAFEIHARVTPSLYDPPAQYVPPGDVEAARGMREVRAVTRGGLALRGWYAPATAKPYTLLFFHGSGDGLVKAARMTTPFVRSGYGVLLVEFRGYSGEPGTPSEQGLYQDGRAFVRALQSQGVEPKQMVLFGYSLGTGVAVKLATEYPVAGLMLLAPFLSINKITQHEHPWLPVELLVKDSYDNASRMPNVHCPLLIGHGTADKVVPVRQGTALFDLANQPKALKLLGGDGHLNAFADFAKVAIPWLGKLPPSP from the coding sequence ATGCGCGCCGCCCCCCGACTCGGCCTTCTGATTGCAGCGGGTTTCGGCCTGTTGGCGCTCGGCGCGGGGGCGTTCGAGATACACGCCCGCGTGACGCCTTCGCTCTATGACCCGCCGGCCCAATATGTTCCGCCCGGCGATGTCGAGGCGGCGCGTGGCATGCGCGAGGTCCGCGCCGTCACGCGGGGCGGGCTTGCCCTTCGCGGCTGGTATGCTCCGGCGACTGCAAAGCCTTACACGCTTCTGTTTTTTCACGGCAGCGGCGATGGCCTGGTGAAAGCGGCGCGGATGACGACGCCTTTCGTCCGATCCGGCTATGGCGTCCTGCTGGTTGAGTTTCGAGGCTATAGCGGCGAACCCGGAACCCCGTCCGAACAGGGGCTTTACCAGGACGGGCGGGCTTTTGTTCGGGCGCTGCAATCCCAGGGTGTCGAGCCGAAGCAGATGGTGCTGTTCGGCTATTCCCTTGGCACTGGCGTCGCCGTGAAGCTCGCGACCGAATATCCCGTGGCCGGGCTCATGCTCCTTGCGCCCTTTCTGTCCATCAACAAGATCACCCAGCACGAACATCCTTGGCTGCCGGTCGAACTGCTCGTCAAGGACAGCTACGATAATGCGTCAAGAATGCCGAACGTCCATTGCCCCCTGCTGATCGGGCACGGAACCGCCGATAAGGTCGTGCCGGTGAGACAGGGCACGGCTTTGTTCGATCTGGCCAACCAGCCGAAGGCGCTCAAGCTTCTCGGCGGGGACGGGCATCTGAACGCTTTCGCCGATTTCGCGAAAGTCGCGATCCCATGGCTCGGAAAGCTGCCGCCGTCGCCTTGA
- a CDS encoding aldo/keto reductase, whose amino-acid sequence MQQRPLGRTDLRVSEICLGTMTYGEQTGEADAFAQMDYAVAKGVNFLDTAELYAIPPRAETYGATETIIGKWLRARGNREKIVLATKIVGRSTAHWYRNGETARLDRKNIFYAVENSLKRLQTDYIDLYQLHWPDRPMDLFQDLSNSYRDHGGPDGVSFEETLSALGELVKQGKIRHFGVSNETPWGVGQFLRGAEAGAGPRLVSIQNAYNLLNRQFEIGLAEFAFREQVGLLAYSPLGQGVLTGKYLHGARPEGARFTLFARAQRYQKPGVDEAIEDYMGLAREFGLHPVHLALAFVTSRPFVTANIIGATTLDQLKLILDAPHKLDREIARRIDAIHQIRGNPSP is encoded by the coding sequence ATGCAACAACGTCCGCTTGGCCGCACCGATCTGCGCGTCTCTGAAATATGCCTCGGCACCATGACCTATGGCGAGCAGACCGGCGAGGCCGACGCTTTCGCGCAAATGGATTACGCGGTGGCGAAGGGCGTGAATTTCTTAGACACCGCTGAGCTTTACGCCATCCCGCCGCGCGCGGAAACCTATGGCGCGACCGAGACCATCATTGGCAAATGGCTTCGCGCCAGAGGAAATCGCGAAAAAATCGTGCTCGCCACCAAGATTGTCGGGCGCAGCACGGCGCATTGGTATCGCAATGGCGAAACGGCGCGGCTCGACCGCAAGAACATCTTTTACGCTGTCGAGAACTCGCTGAAGCGGCTGCAAACCGACTATATCGACCTCTACCAGCTTCACTGGCCCGACCGGCCGATGGACCTGTTCCAGGACCTCTCCAACAGCTATCGCGATCATGGCGGCCCGGACGGCGTCAGTTTCGAGGAGACGCTTTCCGCTCTCGGCGAATTGGTGAAACAGGGCAAAATCCGTCATTTCGGCGTGTCGAACGAGACGCCCTGGGGCGTCGGCCAGTTTCTGCGCGGCGCCGAGGCCGGCGCGGGCCCACGTCTCGTCTCCATCCAGAACGCCTATAACCTGCTCAACCGCCAGTTCGAGATCGGCCTCGCGGAATTCGCCTTCCGCGAACAGGTCGGGCTGCTGGCTTATTCGCCGCTCGGCCAGGGGGTTCTCACCGGCAAATATCTGCATGGCGCGCGGCCCGAGGGCGCGCGCTTCACTTTGTTCGCTCGCGCCCAACGCTATCAGAAGCCGGGCGTGGATGAGGCGATCGAGGATTACATGGGGCTGGCGCGGGAGTTCGGCCTGCACCCGGTTCATCTCGCTCTGGCTTTTGTCACCTCGCGGCCCTTTGTCACCGCCAATATTATCGGCGCGACGACGCTCGACCAGCTCAAGCTCATCCTCGACGCCCCGCACAAACTCGATCGCGAAATCGCGCGCCGCATCGACGCCATCCATCAGATTCGCGGCAATCCGTCGCCTTGA
- a CDS encoding nucleoside 2-deoxyribosyltransferase, with product MPIPKIYLAGPEVFLPNAREIGLRKKILCEEFGFVGLYPLDQDHAAPGETADAKIFAGNVALMRDADAGIFNLSPFRGVNADPGTAFELGFFAALGKPVFAYSNHAAPLFDRVAAAHGVHGAPDGDYCDARGLLIENFGNADNLMLDGALKAQGRRVVRPDVSLPGCGDLTGFTACLRQARLHFGF from the coding sequence ATGCCCATCCCCAAAATCTACCTCGCCGGTCCTGAAGTCTTCCTGCCCAACGCCCGCGAGATCGGCCTGCGCAAGAAAATCCTGTGCGAGGAATTCGGCTTCGTCGGGCTCTATCCGCTCGACCAGGATCACGCCGCGCCGGGCGAGACGGCGGATGCGAAAATCTTTGCCGGCAATGTCGCGCTGATGCGCGATGCCGACGCCGGGATTTTCAACCTTTCGCCCTTTCGCGGGGTCAACGCCGATCCGGGAACGGCTTTCGAGCTTGGCTTTTTCGCCGCGCTCGGCAAGCCCGTCTTCGCCTACAGCAATCATGCGGCGCCCCTGTTCGACCGCGTTGCGGCGGCCCATGGCGTCCACGGCGCGCCAGACGGCGACTATTGCGATGCAAGGGGGCTGCTGATCGAGAATTTCGGCAATGCCGACAATCTCATGCTCGACGGCGCCTTGAAGGCGCAAGGCCGCCGCGTCGTGCGCCCCGACGTCTCGCTGCCGGGCTGCGGCGATTTGACCGGCTTCACCGCCTGCCTGCGCCAGGCGCGGCTGCATTTCGGGTTTTAA
- the thrS gene encoding threonine--tRNA ligase → MINVTFPDGASRAYDAGVSGLDIAKAISPSLARKTVAMMLDGNMVDVATPIHADAQVEFLNRDDPRALELIRHDAAHVLADAVQAIYPGTQVTIGPVIENGFYYDFYRAEPFTPEDFAAIERKMREIVAADKPIVREEWTRDEAVNYFEKQGEAFKVELVETIPADQKISVYRQGEWLDLCRGPHMPSTGKIGNAFKLMKVAGAYWRGDSTKPMLQRIYATAFARQEDLDAYLKQIEEAERRDHRRLGREMDLFHFQEEGPGTIFWHPKGWTLFQTLISFMRRRQQEAGYIEVNTPQVLDRALWETSGHWQTYRENMFITKTEDERVFALKPMNCPGHVQIFKNGLKSYRDLPMKIAEFGIVHRYEPSGAIHGMMRVRAFTQDDAHIFCTEDQIMAEAMKINDMVMTIYKDFGFDDIVVKLSTRPEKRVGGDEGWDKAEAALHKVLDLLAAQGVKTGINPGEGAFYGPKLEYTLRDAIGREWQCGTTQVDFNLPGRFGAFYIGQDSEKQTPVMIHRAIFGSLERFTGILIEHFAGHLPLWLSPVQATICTITSDADDFALEIAALARKKGLRVETDLRNEKINYKVRELSLAKIPVLLVVGRKEAADRTVSIRRLGSQAQTFATLDEALASLTLEGTPPDMRGA, encoded by the coding sequence ATGATCAATGTGACTTTCCCCGACGGCGCCTCGCGCGCCTATGACGCAGGCGTTTCCGGCCTCGATATCGCGAAGGCCATTTCCCCCTCGCTGGCGAGGAAGACCGTCGCCATGATGCTCGACGGCAATATGGTGGACGTCGCGACCCCCATTCACGCCGACGCCCAGGTCGAATTCCTGAACCGGGACGATCCCCGCGCGCTCGAACTGATCCGCCACGACGCCGCCCATGTGCTGGCCGACGCCGTCCAGGCGATTTATCCCGGCACGCAGGTCACCATCGGCCCGGTGATCGAGAACGGCTTTTATTACGATTTCTACCGCGCCGAGCCCTTCACCCCCGAGGATTTCGCGGCGATCGAAAGGAAGATGCGGGAGATCGTCGCCGCCGACAAGCCGATCGTGCGCGAGGAATGGACCCGCGACGAGGCCGTGAATTATTTCGAAAAACAGGGCGAGGCCTTCAAGGTCGAACTGGTCGAGACGATCCCGGCCGACCAGAAGATTTCGGTCTATCGCCAGGGCGAATGGCTCGACCTGTGCCGCGGCCCGCACATGCCCTCGACCGGCAAGATCGGCAACGCCTTCAAGCTGATGAAGGTGGCGGGCGCCTATTGGCGCGGCGATTCCACAAAACCGATGCTCCAGCGCATCTACGCCACCGCCTTCGCCAGACAGGAAGACCTCGACGCTTACCTGAAGCAGATCGAGGAGGCCGAGCGCCGCGATCATCGCCGCCTGGGCCGCGAGATGGACCTGTTCCATTTCCAGGAGGAGGGGCCGGGCACGATCTTCTGGCACCCCAAGGGCTGGACCCTGTTCCAGACCCTGATTTCCTTCATGCGCCGCCGCCAGCAGGAAGCGGGCTATATCGAGGTCAATACGCCCCAGGTGCTCGACCGCGCTTTGTGGGAGACTTCAGGCCATTGGCAGACCTATCGCGAGAATATGTTCATCACCAAGACGGAAGATGAACGGGTTTTCGCACTGAAGCCGATGAACTGCCCCGGCCATGTGCAGATCTTTAAGAACGGTCTGAAGTCCTACCGCGATCTCCCTATGAAGATTGCGGAATTCGGCATCGTGCATCGCTACGAACCCTCGGGCGCGATCCACGGCATGATGCGGGTGCGCGCCTTCACCCAGGACGACGCCCATATCTTCTGCACCGAAGATCAGATCATGGCGGAAGCCATGAAGATCAACGACATGGTCATGACCATCTACAAGGATTTCGGTTTTGACGATATTGTCGTGAAACTCTCGACCCGGCCGGAAAAGCGCGTCGGCGGGGACGAAGGCTGGGACAAGGCGGAAGCGGCCTTGCATAAGGTGCTCGACCTGCTGGCCGCGCAGGGCGTGAAAACCGGGATCAATCCGGGCGAGGGCGCCTTTTACGGCCCAAAACTCGAATATACCTTGCGCGACGCCATCGGCCGCGAATGGCAATGCGGCACGACCCAGGTCGATTTCAACCTGCCGGGCCGCTTCGGCGCCTTCTATATCGGTCAGGATTCCGAAAAGCAGACCCCGGTCATGATCCATCGCGCCATTTTCGGCTCGCTGGAGCGTTTTACCGGCATATTGATCGAGCATTTCGCCGGCCACCTGCCGTTGTGGCTGTCGCCGGTCCAGGCGACGATCTGCACCATCACCTCCGACGCCGACGATTTCGCGCTCGAAATCGCCGCGCTCGCCCGCAAGAAGGGCCTGCGCGTCGAGACCGACCTGCGCAACGAGAAGATCAATTACAAGGTGCGCGAATTGTCGCTCGCCAAGATCCCGGTGCTGCTGGTGGTCGGCCGCAAGGAGGCGGCGGACCGCACCGTCTCCATCCGCCGCCTCGGCTCGCAGGCGCAGACCTTTGCGACACTCGACGAGGCTCTGGCTTCGCTGACGCTGGAAGGGACGCCGCCGGATATGCGCGGGGCGTGA